From Acropora muricata isolate sample 2 chromosome 14, ASM3666990v1, whole genome shotgun sequence, one genomic window encodes:
- the LOC136899193 gene encoding ELAV-like protein 3 encodes MLDKMNEGTPVQINGESLENGTDHGGHSKTNLIINYLPPSMSEGELKNLFGEFGTVSSCKLIRDRVSGNSLGYAFVNYLDPDHAAKAVRDLNKLRVQSKNIKVSYARPSSDDIKNANLYISGLPKTMTEQQLEMLFQKYGEIITSKVLKDENSQSRGAGFVRFDKRSQAQAAIDSLNGAQLPGENPSEATKLTVKFANPPSNKPQIPFAFQSPLSLTPPQIRGNARSPFSASGVGPLYHQGANFRYSPLTFLQSPNNNTFAPNALIPGSYCVFVYGLPSEKDDAGTVKVDPEKLLYKLFAKYGAISDVRVKKGQNFGFVNMQNYDDAQQAIAGLNGHRIAGHEDKPPLQVSFKTPNVKKQ; translated from the coding sequence atgtTGGACAAGATGAATGAAGGTACTCCCGTGCAAATCAACGGCGAATCACTAGAGAATGGTACAGACCACGGTGGCCATTCCAAGACGAACTTGATCATCAACTATCTGCCGCCTTCAATGAGCGAAGGAGAACTCAAGAATTTATTCGGTGAATTCGGCACCGTGTCGAGTTGTAAGCTTATACGGGACCGAGTGTCTGGCAACAGCCTTGGCTACGCGTTCGTCAATTATTTGGATCCAGATCATGCGGCAAAAGCTGTGCGGGATTTGAACAAATTGAGAGTGCAGTCCAAAAACATCAAAGTTAGCTATGCTCGTCCGTCGTCCGATGACataaaaaatgccaatttaTACATTAGTGGACTACCAAAGACAATGACTGAGCAACAGCTTGAAATGCTCTTTCAGAAATATGGCGAAATTATCACATCAAAAGTTCTAAAAGATGAAAATTCTCAGAGTCGTGGCGCTGGATTCGTCCGTTTTGACAAGCGCTCTCAAGCACAAGCTGCGATCGACTCTCTGAATGGGGCGCAGTTGCCGGGTGAAAATCCCAGTGAAGCGACCAAATTAACCGTCAAGTTCGCCAATCCTCCAAGCAACAAGCCTCAGATTCCTTTTGCTTTTCAGTCGCCTCTCAGCCTAACACCGCCTCAAATTCGAGGGAATGCAAGATCTCCCTTCAGCGCTAGCGGGGTAGGGCCTCTATACCATCAAGGCGCGAACTTTCGCTACTCACCACTTACGTTTCTTCAGAGCCCAAACAACAACACATTTGCGCCGAATGCACTAATTCCTGGCAGTTACTGTGTTTTTGTGTACGGCCTTCCTTCTGAAAAAGATGATGCCGGGACTGTTAAAGTTGATCCGGAGAAGCTTTTGTATAAACTGTTTGCTAAATACGGCGCGATCTCAGATGTGCGAGTCAAGAAGGGTCAAAATTTTGGCTTCGTTAACATGCAAAATTACGATGATGCACAACAAGCGATCGCCGGCCTT
- the LOC136899198 gene encoding uncharacterized protein: protein MSSDTKESKRFGVLVCEDSEKWGGTDYIGKRFKSLLAREGEHQWVWFNVCAGDLPRENDLDKFQGFVISGSHYSANDDKEWIKQTEKLIETLSRKPTSPRLVGVCFGHQLIAKALGGVVGRNPSGKFVLQTEKVKATKDNIIVSKLFENGTLTVLESHSECVTKLPPNAESIATSNSCEHEIILFTENILGVQCHSECTGEEFEEKILPSLVSNKLLTEEEGITVQESLRVPVQSKELNSVLSEFLHKDQ from the coding sequence ATGTCTTCCGATACCAAAGAATCTAAAAGGTTTGGGGTCCTCGTATGCGAGGATTCAGAAAAGTGGGGTGGTACTGATTACATAGGGAAACGTTTCAAATCTCTTCTTGCACGCGAGGGGGAACATCAGTGGGTTTGGTTCAATGTATGTGCGGGTGACTTGCCACGCGAAAACGATCTTGACAAATTCCAAGGATTTGTAATATCTGGGAGTCATTACTCTGCCAACGATGACAAAGAGTGGataaaacaaactgaaaaactAATTGAAACCCTGTCGAGAAAACCTACATCGCCTCGTTTGGTAGGTGTCTGCTTTGGCCATCAACTGATTGCCAAAGCGCTTGGAGGAGTCGTGGGACGAAATCCCTCAGGAAAATTTGTTCTGCAAACTGAAAAAGTCAAGGCAACGAAGGACAACATCATCGTTTCCAAACTTTTCGAGAACGGAACCCTAACTGTATTGGAATCCCACAGTGAATGTGTAACAAAACTTCCACCAAACGCTGAGAGCATTGCAACTTCAAATTCATGTGAACAcgaaattattttgtttacagAGAATATTCTGGGGGTGCAGTGTCACTCGGAGTGTACGGGAGAGGAATTTGAAGAGAAAATCCTGCCTTCATTGGTGAGCAACAAATTGTTGACTGAGGAGGAGGGTATTACTGTGCAAGAGTCACTTAGGGTTCCTGTGCAATCAAAAGAATTGAACAGCGTGTTGAGTGAATTTCTGCACAAAGATCAATGA
- the LOC136899200 gene encoding calcyphosin-like protein, whose translation MDSGCEQALAKVRAACKKRGAVGAKGLGRMFRIYNDDHNKTLNFDEFKTGLEDYGCKLTDEEVKSLYDYFNKDGSADGIDFDEFMVAFRKPLEGSRLKVVQQAFKKADKTGDGVLDWKDLKRVYNCREHPKYKNGEWTEKEVFEEFLHNFEPNDKDGKVTQKEFELYYSCLGANIDNDAYFDLMIRNAWKL comes from the exons ATGGACTCTGGATGTGAACAAGCATTGGCAAAAGTAAGAGCTGCCTGCAAGAAAAGAGGAGCTGTAGGTGCAAAAGGCTTGGGAAG AATGTTTCGAATCTATAATGATGACCATAATAAAACGCTGAACTTTGATGAGTTTAAGACAGGTCTTGAGGATTATGGTTGCAAGCTCACTGATGAG GAGGTGAAGAGTTTGTATGACTATTTTAACAAAGATGGAAGTGCTGATGGCATTGATTTTGATGAATTCATGGTGGCATTCAGA AAACCATTGGAAGGAAGCAGGCTTAAGGTGGTCCAACAGGCATTTAAGAAGGCAGACAAAACTGGTGATGGAGTTTTGGACTGGAAAGACCTTAAGAG GGTTTACAATTGCAGAGAGCACCCAAAATACAAAAATGGAGAGTGGACAGAGAAGGAAGTGTTTGAAGAGTTTTTACACAATTTTGAACCAAATGATAAAGATGGAAAA GTAACACAGAAAGAGTTTGAGTTGTACTATTCTTGTCTGGGGGCAAACATTGACAATGATGCCTACTTTGATCTGATGATCAGAAATGCATGGAAGTTATAA
- the LOC136899187 gene encoding guanine nucleotide exchange factor C9orf72-like yields MNSMDRVTQEKECFGDEESSLSFWTTPSDDDFKFSKLSSSHVSVLAESGPFIAVVLCYWDNVLGPRLQHVWRARAAAGDVQSQESSVCYVVGRTLHGELLRDVPDNVVDTKLFVLKDHNIVCHSFIFCGRDKCGTNISGLSLILPISELKNYLPLVELAEERIKILIAKLRVLQAKDLTSSLSSFGIYVPNFIRTITSLRTAGIPDSIPLNETAFGLGKANIFDNIFLMRVITSHLQTFGSTLVVGKALDKVNMMVNTLALLLPVEERRRSRYAVETLKSDPNLYESDLFVQGLLRSSKEPDRLPVKGIITSSLPSTLVDLDTNEVKQTHPFNEHVIIRKEFIDIELALLLEEVQDAPMFPALGLFHNSEEVGTLVQSFIHDLSLLPCVCGVREGFIDNFLRLLDRKALALIKYVEAKSSFGAVPLDQTAKRQLRQDQQLATEADYCIILARAEKLHPGIYTFLTGDPQQNVSRIQANLEWL; encoded by the exons ATGAATAGTATGGACAGAGTTACTCaagaaaaggaatgttttgGCGATGAGGAGTCAAGTTTGAGTTTCTGGACAACGCCGTCGGATGATGATTTCAAGTTCTCTAAACTGTCTTCAAGTCACGTGTCTGTGCTGGCGGAGAGTGGTCCGTTCATTGCTGTAGTATTGTGTTATTGGGATAATGTCCTGGGACCTAGACTTCAACATGTTTGGAGAGCTAGAGCCGCAGCCGGGGATGTTCAATCTCAG GAATCAAGTGTCTGCTATGTAGTGGGGCGGACTTTACATGGAGAACTTTTACGAGATGTTCCAGACAATGTGGTCGATACAAAGCTTTTTGTGCTAAAAGATCACAACATTGTGTGCCATTCGTTCATCTTCTGTGGTCGTGACAAATGTGGAACCAATATCTCTGGCTTGTCGCTCATTCTTCCAATCTCAGAACTCAAGAATTATTTGCCTTTGGTAGAGCTGGCTGAGGAACGAATCAAGATTTTGATTGCTAAGTTGAGAGTCTTACAAGCTAAG GACTTGACATCCTCTCTTTCTTCATTTGGTATTTATGTCCCTAATTTCATCCGCACAATTACCAGCCTAAGAACTGCAGGCATTCCTGATTCAATTCCA TTAAATGAGACTGCCTTTGGTCTGGGAAAAGCAAATATCTTTGACAATATCTTTTTAATGAG GGTGATAACATCACATTTGCAGACATTTGGAAGTACTCTAGTTGTTGGAAAAGCCTTGGATAAAGTCAACATG ATGGTGAATACCTTAGCCTTGCTGTTGCCTGTAGAGGAGCGTCGACGATCACGTTATGCTGTGGAGACATTAAAAAGTGACCCTAATTTGTATGAATCAGATCTGTTTGTTCAAGGCTTGTTAAGG AGTTCCAAGGAGCCTGACAGACTTCCAGTCAAAGGAATCATTACAAGTAGTCTTCCAAGCACTTTGGTCGACTTGGACACCAATGAAGTCAAACAGACCCATCCGTTTAATGAGCATGTGATCATTCGCAAAGAGTTCATTGACATTGAGTTGGCGCTGTTATTGGAGGAGGTGCAAGATGCACCAATGTTTCCTGCACT TGGCTTGTTTCACAATTCAGAAGAAGTTGGAACGCTGGTGCAGTCATTTATTCATGAT CTTAGTCTTTTGCCTTGTGTCTGTGGTGTGCGAGAAGGATTCATTGACAACTTTCTACGGCTTCTTGATAGGAAAGCTCTGGCACTTATCAAATATGTGGAAGCCAAGTC GTCATTTGGTGCAGTGCCACTGGATCAAACTGCTAAGCGGCAGTTGCGACAAGACCAACAACTTGCTACAGAGGCTGATTACTGCATCATATTAGCACGTGCGGAAAAGTTGCATCCAGGAATATATACCTTTCTCACTGGAGATCCTCAGCAAAATGTTTCTCGTATACAAGCCAATTTGGAGTGGCTCTga
- the LOC136899203 gene encoding DNA polymerase epsilon subunit 4-like, producing the protein MADTDQQNGESADGNFQNEEATAGRLTQFPQTRVRNMMKIDPDLHLANRESVFLLTKAAELFVEYFVKEAHKRTILGKRKTIQKRDLDATIVENDEMVFLEGTLD; encoded by the exons atggcggacaccGATCAACAAAATGGCGAATCTGCTGATGGGAACTTTCAAAACGAAGAGGCTACAGCGGGGAGATTAACACAGTTCCCTCAAACGAGAGTTCGTAATATGATGAAGATTGACCCTGACTTGCATTTGGCCAACAGAGAGTCTGTTTTCCTTTTAACGAAGGCTGCA GAGTTGTTTGTAGAATATTTTGTCAAAGAAGCACACAAAAGGACAATTTTGGGGAAAAGGAAAACGATACAGAAAAGAGATTTGG ATGCTACTATTGTAGAAAATGATGAAATGGTATTTTTGGAGG gTACCTTGGACTAG